A portion of the Magnolia sinica isolate HGM2019 chromosome 17, MsV1, whole genome shotgun sequence genome contains these proteins:
- the LOC131231206 gene encoding uncharacterized protein LOC131231206, translating into MMAPGGRCCSGTGSTPSTRDAAETASPSHVASQASDPSIVHTPSTASSSTSRRGRGPTHGLALQRLTREGKVTVEFPQDYLRPVGENARLFTSEVGVLCRSLIPTTTPIE; encoded by the exons atgatggcaccaggtgggagatgtTGTTCgggcactggatctaccccttccacccGTGATGCGGCGGAGACAGcatcgccgtcacatgttgcatcacaGGCATCTGATCCCTCAATCGTTCATACACcgagcactgcat CATCatcgaccagccgacgaggacgtggacccacgcatGGGTTAGCTTTACAGagacttacgcgtgagggtaaGGTAACAGTAGAGTTTCCACAGGACTATCTTAGACCTGTTGGGGAGAATGCCAGGTTGTTTACatcggaggtcggtgtcttatgtcGATCTCTGATCCCTACCACCACCCCTATTGAgtag